In Rutidosis leptorrhynchoides isolate AG116_Rl617_1_P2 chromosome 6, CSIRO_AGI_Rlap_v1, whole genome shotgun sequence, the DNA window GCTCTGTTGTAGCATAAATGAAACTGATTAATATTATATAATCAGATCACTTTACCCAAACACTATAAAATGTTTATAATGGCTTTAATTCATAATAATTGTTATACATACTTTTAGGAGTATCAAAGATTTTTGACAATTTAGCATCCTGTGATGTTTTTGGTAATACTTATACATAAAGTTGCATCATTGCTAGTACTAAATAAACATGTTTTTATTTATGGGTAAGTAACTTGCTTTAATCCACCAACTGATAATGGGATCTCAGCAACTCGACTATTAAGTCGTTCATACTCAACCGATTGAACCCTCTGAGGCCCCTTTTCCGGGTAAAACAAACATATACACCCCACAAATATCAAAATCCCCGCTAGTATCCAACTGAACTGCAAGTTAGCTAGTCCTTTAGCCCTTAAAACCGCTTTGTTGCTCCCACATACAACCGCACCATGCATGTCACTCTCACCACCATGGCCTAACCACATGGTGCACCCTTTAGGGACTAGCTCAGGGACCCATAACATGAACCCCATGTTAATGAACCAGAACCCCTGAAACGCAACTGATATTGAAAGAACGAGCGATGAAGGGAAACTAGATGGAAACATGGTGACAGATAAAGCTGCTAAAAGAGAAACAATCACAATAAGTTGCATTAGCCAATGATAATGACCCTCGAGTCCCACATGATCGGCTGAGTGATAATGAAGTAAAAAAAGCTCTTGACCAAAAACAGATGCAGCTAAGATCCCAGTAACTTCAAATAAGACATCGGATCTATGAGTTAATTCGCTAAAAAGGGTAAAACCGGAGTATATGACTAAGTGTAAAAACATGGTTGCGTGCTCGTAATTATTGAGCTTGAAAGAGAATGAGAACAAAGGGTAGTCCAAAACCTGCATAACTATAGAAAATATGGAAAAAGAAAGTATCAACATGAGCTCCATGTATGTTAGTTTGAAAAACGGGCACACAAACGGGTGCCAAAAGGTGGACTTGAAACGGGTCGGGCCTTTTTGGTGGTATGCTCGAATAGTATTGATGATATGCCATATGCCAAGTAGAGCAAGGGCTGAACCAGGGACTAAATGTCCAACAAGTGTTCCCATTGAAATTTTGTGTTTGTAAAAACTTGGATCGTGTTAACTAAAAGCAATTTTTGCGCATATATAGATCAATATTCAATCATGCGAAAAAGGAAAAAATTAAAGTTAAATGACAATAATCGAAGTAGTGCATGGTGAAGGTGAAGGTGAAGGTGAATGTTGTATGTGTTTTCCACAAACAAGTAATCAGAAAAAGACATCCATATTATTTTAAGTATAAGCACAAGGTAAAAAGATGTCCCATCTGATGTTCAAAGGGCAAGAATAACATGTGTTGTAAACAAACCATGTTGATAACTAACAAACTATACCAAAAAAGATACCTTATTTTTGCATGAGATTAAGAAAGTAATCTTTCCTTAGTGAAATGAACATTATTTCCACTAGAATGAATTGCTTTTAGAAACAAAATGATCCTACCTGTCCATTAGTTAAATTCAAGCAATTAaggacaatatataataattaagagTTTAGAAAGACTACGGGTAAAAATATTCACACAAAGCTTTGAGAGATCCGTTTCGTACATGCAAATGGCACCAACTTTAGAAGATTGATCAAAAGATGATTTCATAAGTTCCAAGATTTACAAAATTATGCAAACATGTTGAGCATCTTCGAAAGCAAAAGTTTATAAGAAAAAGATATACAAGAGTTTAAGGTAAACACGGATGAGAAACCACCTAATATGTAGAGCTCTGAAAATACTAGTACTGAAAAGCTTTTAAAGGGGTTTTATTGCAGTTATTACATAGAATTAATACTCCACACTTAAAATGGAAGATTCTATAGCAGAATAACTCAGTTCTGGAAATAGCTTCATCTGGATTCTAAGTTGCAATTCAAAGTGTTAactacgtttatatatatatatatatatatatatatatatatatatatatatatatatatatatatatatatatagtggtaggatcaagagggaagtaaccaatcggggggaagcggggggaagcaaatttttttttttcgttttttgaaaaaactttgtttacgaacattatagattggatgaaaataagaatatttagaaaagacacttcgtgatgaatgttaatattttggcggaaaaacgctcgaaaaagtaatatataacaattatcgtgtttttcgagcgtatgttgaggttttagacattagggtttagatattagggtttatagggtttagatattagggtttagaaatttagggttgagggtttagatttagagtttagatttaggatttagattgagtttttaacacgaacggtttagattttagggtttagggtttagggtttggtgttttgggtttatggaataaacccaaaacaccaaaccctaaaccctaaaccttaaatcctaaaccctaaaccctaaactctaaatcgggctaaattttacttcacaaaacatgaaaaaaaaaagttaacattcttcacgaacaatattatcttgaatgttatttttgtcgatcgttttcccgccaaaataataacattcatcacgaagtgtcttttctaaatgttcttattttcatccaatctataatgttcgtgaataaagttttttcaaaaaatgaaatttttatttttatttttgcttcccccgattggttacttccccattgatcatgcccctatatatatataaatgtatataggtACTTGTCACTTGATGGGTATCTACTGTGTACATCATAAACTTAAACCTAATCCCTAATTCTTTCTATCAACCagtgttagtgcatattttgtaatccctagttccatgaactttaatgttttattcgatcatgttgtaacctgtaatattgttaaacgttgattgtcgatgtgttattttatttttgtaaacgtttaaatatatttcgtaatattaatcgacagtcggccgactgacatggtcagtcgaccgactgtcattcactgtcgaccgacataggaactgaggtatttaagcctaattaatcttcattaatttggTTAACTACTTAGCACATTACACACACACGAAAAACTCTTCTGggtcgagtctctctcaatcttcatgtccaaataccacagaatgtcagtctaggcttcgtgtttatcaagatctagtcttggtttgacttgtacgaacccgaaaacccatagatattcgtttaagctctttctattgttattccgcctctagatcgtgttaggttgattctaagatcctctctctcagcgtctacaaagtggtatcagagcgctggcttgctgaatcaattgttttaaacgagttcttggtatatttttgggtcaaaaaattggttttggattgaaTTTTGTATACTTTTACGTTAAACCTTCGGTTTTGATTCTGGCTCTGAAAGAAAgtacagtcgaccgacttaggagACAATCGACCGATTTTCATGTATTTCGACCGATTGTCATTAGTTCGACCGATTGTCTTTAAACCGACCGACATAAGATAAACCGACCGACTTAAGTATTAAACCGACCGACTTAAGTATTAAACCGACCGATTGAAGGAACATCGACCGATTGAAAAAGTACTACCATTTGCCTAAATGTAAACAGAACTTCGACCAAGAAGTcattgacagtcgaccgactgttgttgttcatcgaccgactgttgttgttcatcgaccgactgtagttgttcatcgaccgactgtatctgttcatcgaccgactgtcaccaacagtcgaccgacttaggatcagattcaactttaatcaaaatttaaaatgtctgatcaggcaatggcaattacttccggcgttcaaaacattttactatctgatagtgaatcaggcagtgccaatcgtgctcctagacttgataatacaaatgattacattagatggagggctaggttcatgaattacattagaggccttgatcctagaatgtgggatttgatacaacatgaatataaagagcctttaggtactgatggtaatagtaaaaagtatgaagattatagcgtgacagaaaaagaaacatatgccttagaatgtagatgttatgctcaattgacccagggtttagacggtgatatttatcatcaatatcaaatgcacttaacttcatattctctttggaatgctattaagataggtgtcgaaggaaataaggcgtatcgtgaaaagaaagctaaagtaatcaaaagtgaatggaaaaggtttgctgctctaagtgatgaaacgttagaagagacaatcattcgctatcgtcatcttgtctctgaattgggtaacttaggtgtagaagttacagaacagaaagctatcaaacaattaacagatggtttaccacacaagtgggatgcgtttattgaacagatagaagacagagcttcgtctgctggtgaatcactgaccctagataaattcacatcaaaattgATGGTAAAGGACTTGGATATGGAAACCAAGAAGAAACGTCTTGAAGGTCAACAGagtcctataatttacaaagctggtacttctggattgagcaatgttcatgctcccctacaaacagcgtttgtttctaatgagagtgctgtaaatagatcacaacctgctcaaaatgtgatgtttccaacccaagtaaataagcctagtaatacaaatcagtccaccattagacaggagccaaaaactgtagttctcaacactgagaatttaagaactaggcccctttcagttgtagaggaagatatggctttagttgctttggtagttaattcttataatgaaatggttggtggtcaaattggtaatgctcatttagaagcagaagattatgagcagattgatgaggatgaacttgaaaagatggatatcctctgggctatgggtagtgtgattagacgagcgaagaaatttctgaaaaggacaggtcaacagagcttaggtgttactagagatactaagttaggttttgatatgtcaaaagtgagatgttttaattgcaatgagttaggacacttcaaaagaacatgtaccaggccacagaaaactggttttcacaacccatttcacaatcagtataataagacaaaggttaatgtgccagttgaaacaacgagcggtgatactatcagaaatgataaagcaAAAGGCTTAATTGCAACATATTCAGACGAAGGTTGTGATTGGACAGTATTTGCTGATGATGAAAATCATGCTAACGTTGTTAGAATGCCTAAGACCGAAGAAGAAACTGAAAGTGAGAAACAAGAAAGAGAGAAAGCTGGTTGTGTTGGTACTGCGAAAGAATGCATGTGTTACATCTGCAAGATGGAAGCAAGAATTGAGCGAACTTATGCAATGATCAGATATGTTAGAAGAGGTGTTCTTAACAAGAGAGTGTATGAGAAGTTCAAATACGCAATGCACAATGATGGCGATGTATGGACGGATAACAGTAGTTCGTCTTCATCAGATGGAGAAACTATTGTAATAGATGATGTCAAGATTTCAGTTGAGTTGAATAATTCTGACTGTTCCAGTTCTAGTTCAGAATCTGAACCTGAATCAGAGACTGAAGAAAAGCAGTATGCGTTCATGGCAAACACATCAAGTGACTCTAAGGTACAAACTGAATTTCCTTTGGTATGTAACGATTGtgctgatcataagttagaaattgcTAAACTTGAATCCATAGTTTCTAAACTGAATGATATTCCCTTAGGATGTATATACTGTCCCGAAGTAAAACAGGAACTTAGGATTGTTAAAGCAGCTTATCTTGAGGTAAAAGGCCTATACGAGACTAATTTAACTCAGTTTAACAATAAAAAGGAATTCAGGGAGACAATCAAAACTctagaaaatcaagttcatgatttaagagctacaatttcaggtgaccaaaaggccataatgatgtacttaaatcaacttgaatgtgctaagagagaaaaggaagagtttaagattaagtatgagtcagaaaaggctagaaatgacacttggcagcgaatgtcatatgtcattgactatactgtctataacaagaatgatggtaaAAAGGGTTTAGGTTATAAAGAGTGTCCTCCTCCTCTTAGGAATGAGTACATTAATAAACCTTCTGATTCTTGCCTTAGTGAAATCCTAAGTGTTAAGCCTGTAGAGAATGAAAAATCAGACAGCACTAAGCCGATTGTTGAATACTTAGCTGAGGACAGTAAATCTGATTCAGAGTATGAAAAAGTTTCAGAGTTTGTGACACCAAAATCCAAACCAATTACTATCCTGAAAAATCCATTGAATGCTAGTAAGGCTAGTGAAAGCGGACAACCCACACCTAGAAAACAAGTAAACTCTAGGAACGCTAATGGAAAGAAAATATTTCAGACACCTGTCAAGTATCAGCAGGGACTCAACCTAGATAAAGAATATGTTCTTACACAAGCACCTGAAGAACTATTTAATAAAAGGAGCCCTAATACTAACAATGTGCCTAAATATGTGCATCCTAACCGTCGACCAGGCTTGAAACATCATGTTGAGAAGCCTATGCCACCCATGAAACAGTCTTTTCCCAATAAGCATCTGAGTTCAAAAACACGTACAAAAGAAACTCAAAACTGTAATAAATGTGGGAAAAAGGGTCACTGTGCTGTTAACTGTCAACAGCATTGGAAAACACCAAAAAGAAAATCTGACACTGAAAAGAAAACTACACACTATGCTTCTAGTTCCAGTTCCATAGGTACTTCAAGTAATAGTTCAAAAGGTTTTTATAAACCAAAGTCAAATTCTATTGCTAATTCATCCACAAGGGTACAGTCAGGTGTGAATAAAATTTTTCAAACGAATGACTATTATGAGAAATCTGTTGGTAAACGTACCGTTTGGAAGCCTAAAACCGAGACAAAGGTTGTTGACAAGTCCAATGATCCATCGGGATCAAAGGGTCAATGGATGGATGTGCAAGTTATTGGtgtcgatgggaaacccactgccattcgggcatgggtgtccatctcaaactaacttcttttcttattgtgcaggtcgcctacgatccgagtagaaatacatggattgttgatagtggggcgtcccggcacatgacaggaaatatgtccttactttctaatgtcaaatcagtaaatggaggatctgtttcttttgcaggagatgaaggaggttttattacagctcagggtgtgattgctaatgctaatgttagttttgataaagtgaattttgtgaagcagatgtcaaataatctgctgtcagtttcgcaagtagcagataaaaagcataaggttgcctttgatgatcaaagatgctacattttgaagaaagagtatgtaataccggaagagatgattcttatgacagctcccagaaataaagatttgtatattttggatatgtcaacagcccatgttaaagctgcaacaggtcatcaagctttcatatccaaagctacagaacaagaatcaatttcatggcacaagcgtatgggtcatttgagcttgagaaagatgaacaatcttgttcataataatatgattgagggagtaaatgttaagagttttcaaattcctgaaggatgtcttccgtgtaagaaagggaaacagactaaaaagtcacatgcaacaaagaaacatcattcaattgttgttcctctggagttgttacatatggatctctttggtccgattaatcgaacaagcatctctggagattcatattgtttggtagtgactgatgaatactcacgatactcttgggtagtgatgttaaaaaggaagtctgacacgtttgacaatataaagttgttgtttttgaagctggaatctttgtacaagttaaaggttaggaagactcgaacagataatggtactgaattcaagaatcagcagatggagagtttctgcaatgagaaaggcattcaacaacagttcagtccagcttatactccgcaatcaaatggtgttgctgaaagacgtaacagaacgttaattgaaactgcgagaactatgttagccgactcaagtttaccggttaacttctggagtgaagctgtggctacagcatgttatacaatgaaccgattgttagtagtcaagagacatggaaagacttgctatgaattgctacataaaaggaagcctaacattaaacatttcgaaccctttggtgcaccgtgttcaatcatgatacgagatactggaggaaaatttaatcctaaggctgttcctggtatatttcttggttatgggaatccaaacaaaagggttttcaacactgtatctaaacgtgttgaagaacattttgaagtagatgttcaaagaaatgctgctattcctgctgggaaaggtttttcatggcagtttgattatgaaaatttgtttgattcttttggtcttccgtctgttgctactgatgatgaagttattgcaagattactgaatgaaatgcagacgtctccatcacaaatggttccgaaatctcaaacggcaccacaacatcacccagtgccgcaacaacaacttgttcaagatgatgaagaatccggtgattatcaagatgatccatcttatgatggatctgattctgaagaggagtcacaacctatagacagtggcgaaagtgttcataatctgccacaaaatgtagaagttcaggaagaacaaccagaacctgaaggtgttcgtagatcatcacgaacagttgtcctacctcgacacttagatgattttattgttgattcgaaaggagtttctggagcaccatcaaatgatgcctcaacgtctgaaaatcagaaagcttcaactgagaatgttatgcaagctttctattcttcactaaataggtcaggcaaactcttcttacatgcatattcatgctttgtgtgtcaaattgagccaaattctgttgaggaagctcttctttatgatgattgggtaaatgccatgcaagaagagcttttgcaattcaagcatttaggagtatggaaactagtgactccgccgcatggttgcaaaccttatgggcttagatgggtatggaagaataaaaaggacgagcaaggtattgtaattcgaaataaagctagattggttgtgaagggatatcagcagatccctgatatagattatgatgaagtatttgcaccagtggctagacttgaggcaattcgaatatttttggcattcgcatcttttaaaggcttcaaggtctatcaaatggatgtcaaaagcgcctttttgtacgggactctcaatgagaccgtgtttgttaaacaaccaccgggttttacagatccacactctccagaaaaggtatatcgtctagaaaaagcactgtatgggcttcatcaagctccaagagcgtggtatggtacgttgtccaactatatgattgataatggtttcagaagaggtgtcatcgatcagacacttttcatcaaagaaaagggcaagcatataatgctagtacaggtgtacgtggatgatattatctttggatctacagataagacgatggtggatgattttgaggaggtaatgcagaaacggttcaagatgagttcaatgggaactatcaaattcttccttggtattcaggttgtacaaacaaatcagggtatctttttacatcagacaaaatatgtatcagatattctgaaaagattcaaaatggaagatgaGCGTCCTGCGAGGACGCCgctatcggtgaatcacgggatttcaccggataaggaaggtgataaggttgatcaaaccttatatagagccatcattggttcgttgatgtatctaacagcgtctcgccctgatatcatgttcgcagtttgtttatgtgctcgctatcaagcaaatccgaatgtacatcatttgcttgtggtgaaaaagattatgcgttatttaaagcaaactcctaatttgggcctatggtatccctgtgataatgattttgtactgacggcttatagtgattccgactatggtggatgcaagaaagattttaagtcaacatcaggaggttgtcaattccttggaatcagactagttacatggcagtgcaagaagcagacagcagtggctttgtccacttgtgaagctgaatacattgctgcagcaagctgtgcatctcaggttgtgtggatacaacagcagcttcgtgactacggtttgcatatttctaacactcctatttttgttgataatactgctgccatagctgttacgaaaaatcctgtgaatcactctaagaccaaacacatagggattaaatatcattttattcgagactgttatgagaaaaggctaattgatgttatacaaattggcacaactacgcaaagggctgatcttttcacaaaagcttttgataaaccgcgtTTTGATTTCTTGTTAACTGAGTTAAGTGTCAAAATATTGTCAGATGTCATTTCTGACGAAGAGACCAACGAGTAACTTCATTTTATGTGTTCTGCTTGCATAGCTGTATATACTGTGTGgttatatttcttttctttctgattgtttctgtgtgtttaaaatcaaaaaaaaaaaaaaaaaaaaaccaaaaagattttagatttttagtattttagggggagtaatgaatgcaacatcaggtattcagaaaaaaaaaaaaaaacgagtttgatctatataaaaatgggatacggacttaatcatagaatgagatgatcataatcacaatcatgtaaatatcttgataaggaactcatggaaaggtttacagcggttgagggtagtcacttaattaccacaggtgcatactttaaagaaaattgttgaggaaatcaacaaaaggtgagggtatcccctatcatgacgtataatctagaaacacatgatgtagaatatccccaagcaaattccaaattgctgcaccattgagtctcacgactaattgggatattcaagcgatcaataagcgttgaaaatgttctatttgactatgcataccgacttctatcaaactttaattcttgaatcgtaactaaactccaaaatagtaagtttatctcaataagagtgtctttcctgtgaacgggttgaaaagtgtggttctatattacagacagtccatgaatgaatgatttaagttaatAGATACCATGAAGAAAAGAGATCTTCATCGCAAGGAAGTCAATTCgagaactaaatcaaagtcaagactgcaatgtgttgtttaaaaaaaaaaagaaaaaatggctcattgcatatcaagttattatatcatgaaaacagaagtgaaatcatggaagacgaaaatatcaaggtcaagataatgatgaaatcgagaagagaagtctttgcaagaatacaaatgagtgtgaagattaccaagaagaacttaaatcattcatacttcaacaaaaccattctattggacttattatcattgtctgtgatatgggactgtacccattaaggcctagacagcgaaagatgtcttcagagagatattctgaatactcacttattaagaaagatacgtctttcattccgtttcctccaataactttaataataaagaaggaatgagattgatagcagttggttgattgcacgattgatagaatattgaatatactatgagatccatcagaatcatatgaattgaaaagtatacgttacgatagaagctaatggctgacagggatattccaaaattactat includes these proteins:
- the LOC139856089 gene encoding uncharacterized protein, yielding MGTLVGHLVPGSALALLGIWHIINTIRAYHQKGPTRFKSTFWHPFVCPFFKLTYMELMLILSFSIFSIVMQVLDYPLFSFSFKLNNYEHATMFLHLVIYSGFTLFSELTHRSDVLFEVTGILAASVFGQELFLLHYHSADHVGLEGHYHWLMQLIVIVSLLAALSVTMFPSSFPSSLVLSISVAFQGFWFINMGFMLWVPELVPKGCTMWLGHGGESDMHGAVVCGSNKAVLRAKGLANLQFSWILAGILIFVGCICLFYPEKGPQRVQSVEYERLNSRVAEIPLSVGGLKQVTYP